In Deinococcus planocerae, a genomic segment contains:
- a CDS encoding phytoene desaturase family protein, with protein MGSTSKFTTDAVVIGSGHNGLAAAITLAQAGLEVTLLEAQSSVGGGLHTSELTLPGFHHDLCSGVHPMAAASPFFSALPLASFGLEWVSPTIPLAHPLGEEAVFLHTSLQETLAGLGNDAEQYSSLIEGFNRDFPMLKSDLMGPMLHLPRHPFRMIHFGVRAILPAHAIAHHYLKGHRLKALFAGLAGHSGIPFHALGSSAIAMMLTAAAHHHNWPFPRGGAQQLAFTLARYFQSLGGKIQTETRVDNLQELPRSRITIFDLGPNEIFRIVGTHAPTKLTTTTKRYRYGPGVYKIDYALREPVPWKTNTINSAGTTQELHLHNDGEALPAEKIWECLRHRFWGSASAFWQMSSWPFQP; from the coding sequence GTGGGCTCCACTTCTAAATTCACAACAGATGCTGTGGTCATTGGCAGTGGTCACAACGGCCTGGCCGCGGCCATCACCCTCGCCCAGGCTGGCCTTGAAGTCACCCTCCTGGAGGCACAATCCAGTGTCGGCGGAGGACTCCATACCAGCGAACTCACCCTTCCGGGGTTCCACCACGACCTATGTTCGGGCGTGCACCCCATGGCCGCCGCGTCGCCGTTTTTTTCGGCCCTGCCGCTCGCCAGCTTCGGTTTAGAATGGGTGAGCCCTACAATTCCACTCGCACATCCTCTGGGTGAAGAGGCCGTGTTCCTGCACACGTCCCTGCAAGAGACGCTTGCAGGATTGGGGAATGACGCAGAACAATACTCCTCCCTTATAGAAGGTTTCAACCGTGATTTTCCTATGCTGAAGAGCGATTTGATGGGGCCAATGCTACATCTTCCGAGGCACCCATTCCGGATGATCCACTTTGGAGTGAGGGCGATCTTACCGGCCCATGCGATTGCACACCACTATCTCAAAGGACACCGACTTAAAGCGCTGTTCGCGGGACTCGCCGGACACTCTGGAATACCATTCCATGCGCTGGGCTCAAGTGCAATCGCCATGATGTTGACGGCCGCCGCCCATCATCACAACTGGCCCTTTCCCCGTGGTGGCGCACAGCAGCTCGCATTCACACTGGCGAGGTACTTTCAATCCCTGGGCGGCAAGATTCAAACTGAAACCAGAGTCGATAATTTACAGGAGTTGCCGAGGAGCAGGATTACCATATTCGACCTTGGGCCGAACGAAATCTTTCGCATTGTCGGTACACATGCGCCCACAAAATTAACAACAACTACAAAAAGATACAGATACGGTCCAGGAGTATACAAGATAGACTACGCCTTGAGAGAGCCGGTGCCCTGGAAAACAAACACCATTAATTCTGCGGGTACAACTCAGGAGTTGCACCTGCATAACGACGGGGAAGCGCTCCCAGCCGAGAAAATCTGGGAGTGTCTACGTCACAGATTCTGGGGGAGCGCGTCCGCATTCTGGCAGATGAGTTCCTGGCCGTTCCAACC
- a CDS encoding HTTM domain-containing protein: MELKGLIHNLFDTPRHVKGTRILLNIISIYFIYRFSTETTHLNFIYSTGIDFKPGYATLAMVTTLVCSILIILGRFINIALLLNLISFWYLSDTSISGDGGDNILRIVLVYLVFVHPKTMSGEIKPGFRVFLHNAAIYAVILQVMILYFVAGSVKMQGSDWYQGTAMYYVLSTNEFGPGSQFVRELFKNPWVSSTISHITMIYQIGFPFMIHNRYHLVWALMGVFFHIGIGATMGLFTFSLVMTGLILFTINDQEWNRVYAMLGGLRKFLPKRRRNTAIEGIS, translated from the coding sequence ATGGAACTGAAGGGGCTAATTCATAATTTATTTGACACACCTCGCCACGTTAAGGGTACTCGAATACTCTTAAATATCATCTCCATATATTTTATATACCGCTTCTCCACCGAAACAACTCATCTTAACTTTATATATTCAACGGGGATAGATTTTAAACCTGGATACGCAACGCTAGCGATGGTAACCACTCTTGTCTGCTCAATTCTAATAATTCTAGGGAGATTTATAAATATTGCTCTTCTTCTTAATCTTATTTCATTCTGGTATCTCTCTGATACGTCGATATCAGGGGATGGCGGCGATAATATTTTGAGAATCGTGCTCGTATATCTTGTTTTCGTACACCCAAAAACCATGAGCGGGGAGATAAAACCGGGATTTAGAGTATTTCTACATAATGCAGCAATCTATGCTGTTATTTTACAGGTAATGATTTTATATTTTGTAGCGGGTAGCGTTAAAATGCAGGGAAGCGACTGGTATCAAGGCACAGCCATGTATTACGTTTTAAGCACAAATGAGTTCGGTCCAGGATCACAATTTGTACGCGAATTATTCAAAAACCCCTGGGTCTCCTCAACCATCTCGCACATCACAATGATCTATCAAATTGGCTTTCCCTTTATGATTCACAATCGCTATCACTTGGTTTGGGCTTTGATGGGCGTGTTTTTCCACATTGGCATAGGTGCGACAATGGGACTTTTTACATTCTCCCTAGTAATGACCGGCCTTATCCTGTTTACCATCAATGACCAAGAATGGAACAGAGTTTATGCAATGCTTGGCGGATTGAGAAAGTTCCTGCCTAAGAGGAGGAGAAATACGGCTATTGAAGGCATTTCATAA
- a CDS encoding DUF5819 family protein yields MNILPPGISMKLRYLKYVGAAVVTLIFGFHFFNTVLYNAPQNVISTVYSFDKVYISGLLAQEWAMFAPEPMDRDTNVLVKCLDTAGGRSTGFHDITSDFNRLRTRNIFVSADRVARVPGNWAYLYIAASRWEQKLHDECKANAKSASCENWKAMKDQREKTSKDGLTLVASYYCRDASRGTHYRYESAEITLKVIDVARWSQRHKANSGETYFVNVGNVKLNQVSGRPIWN; encoded by the coding sequence GTGAACATCCTGCCCCCTGGTATTTCCATGAAATTGAGATATTTAAAGTACGTTGGCGCAGCCGTAGTGACGTTGATCTTCGGGTTTCACTTCTTTAACACTGTGTTATACAATGCTCCCCAAAACGTCATCTCAACTGTATATTCGTTCGATAAAGTGTATATATCAGGGCTTCTTGCACAGGAATGGGCTATGTTTGCACCGGAACCAATGGATAGGGACACGAATGTACTTGTCAAATGCCTTGACACAGCAGGAGGTAGGTCCACAGGCTTTCATGACATCACCAGTGACTTCAATCGACTGAGAACTCGTAACATTTTTGTATCGGCAGACCGAGTGGCTCGTGTACCGGGCAATTGGGCGTACTTATATATTGCCGCCAGCCGTTGGGAGCAAAAACTTCATGACGAATGTAAAGCAAATGCGAAGAGTGCTTCCTGTGAGAATTGGAAGGCGATGAAAGACCAAAGAGAAAAAACCTCAAAAGATGGACTTACTCTTGTGGCCAGCTATTATTGCAGGGACGCAAGTAGGGGGACTCACTATAGGTATGAAAGCGCAGAAATCACTCTTAAAGTGATCGATGTCGCACGTTGGTCTCAACGCCATAAAGCCAACAGTGGCGAGACCTACTTCGTTAACGTGGGCAACGTCAAGCTCAATCAAGTCTCGGGGAGACCAATATGGAACTGA